The Triticum dicoccoides isolate Atlit2015 ecotype Zavitan chromosome 6A, WEW_v2.0, whole genome shotgun sequence genome has a window encoding:
- the LOC119315938 gene encoding putative transcription factor bHLH086 yields MALVREPMVMYDGGFDAEACAFDVLGYGGHDALLGSVDTAALYGSYAYAHDEPAGAASAYVPDSASWAGAGPSVLSFGRAARGHAAQAVAQEEADCDAWMDAMDEDQHAGPASTIGFDPTTGCFSLMQNSGGAGRPFGLLFPSTSNGSPDAVAPVRGSSKRSYAARVQDAEPRAAKKPCGASRKTSKAKPAAPTTTSPKGDPQSLAAKTRREKISERLRTLQELVPNGTKVDMVTMLEKAFSYVKFLQLQVKVLATDEFWPAQGGTAPEISQVKEALDAILSLQRGQLN; encoded by the exons ATGGCGTTAGTGCGGGAGCCGATGGTGATGTACGACGGCGGCTTCGACGCCGAGGCGTGCGCATTCGACGTTCTTGGCTACGGCGGCCACGACGCGCTGCTCGGAAGCGTGGACACGGCGGCGCTCTACGGGAGCTACGCCTACGCTCACGACGAGCCAGCCGGCGCCGCCAGCGCCTACGTGCCGGACAGCGCGAGCTGGGCGGGCGCGGGGCCGTCCGTGCTCTCGTTCGGCCGCGCCGCGCGGGGCCACGCGGCCCAGGCGgtcgcgcaggaggaggcagactgCGACGCGTGGATGGACGCAATGGACGAGGATCAGCACGCAGGGCCGGCGTCGACCATAGGGTTCGACCCCACCACGGGCTGCTTCAGCCTGATGCAGAACTCCGGCGGCGCAGGGCGGCCGTTCGGGCTCCTGTTCCCCAGCACGTCCAACGGCTCGCCCGATGCTGTGGCGCCGGTGCGCGGTTCCTCGAAGCGATCGTACGCGGCGCGCGTGCAGGACGCGGAGCCGCGGGCCGCCAAGAAGCCGTGCGGTGCGAGCAGGAAGACGAGCAAGGCGAAGCCGGCGGCGCCCACCACCACCTCTCCCAAGGGGGACCCGCAAAGCCTCGCCGCGAAG ACCCGGCGGGAGAAGATCAGCGAGCGGCTTCGGACACTGCAGGAGCTGGTGCCCAACGGGACCAAGGTCGACATGGTCACCATGCTCGAGAAGGCATTCAGCTACGTCAAGTTCCTGCAGCTGCAAGTCAAGGTGCTGGCAACGGACGAGTTCTGGCCGGCGCAAGGGGGAACGGCGCCGGAGATCTCCCAGGTGAAGGAGGCACTGGACGCCATCTTATCGTTGCAGAGGGGACAGCTTAACTGA